In the Arachis ipaensis cultivar K30076 chromosome B04, Araip1.1, whole genome shotgun sequence genome, AAAGAAAAGGGCCTAGAAGTAGTCAAAATTCAAAGCAAAAGGAAGAGGAGAAAGATCATTGAAGTAGAGGACTAAATGGAACTAAAACATAGTAGTGTTTTGATAAGTTATGGCTGTTCCAACAATTTGGAGTGGTTTTCACTTTTCACATCTTTACAAGGTGGCAGATTTTGTTTGTCACTTggtctaatttttgaaaaattacactCGATGCATGTATTACTAACGTTAAATTTTAGGACTAGAATTTTTTATAAGAAGTTTTATCATTCTCTGTGGAGGAAAAGATTTATACACCACATTGCTTTTCAAATTTTCACCAGTGTTTAGAACTTTTTGGAACCTGAGAGAATCTCCAATGTATGCACGGTACGGTGGGAGTATTTACAAAGTCTGAGGCAATTGGTGAGGTTTATTTTGGGGGTTGTAACACTCTTTGGAGAGCTCTAGGTTTCGGTACTTATAAAGATATTCCGACTAATGGAGATTAGATGTAGGCATTTTAAGTCGAATAAGTATATATCGTTAGTGTATATTATTTGAACTCTTATCTCTTGTAGAGTTATTTAGTCCACCAAAACCTTCTAAACCTTTTTTTTATTCAGTTGCACTAAATTAGGTATCATCATTAAATTTCGAGACNNNNNNNNNNNNNNNNNNNNNNNNNNNNNNNNNNNNNNNNNNNNNNNNNNNNNNNNNNNNNNNNNNNNNNNNNNNNNNNNNNNNNNNATAGAGATGAACaatagaaaagataagaaaaagtttGTAAACGTTATTATTGCAATGATGCAGAGGAGAATGCAGCCTTTTATTTTACCCACCAAATATTATCACTtagttgttttttctttttaccaGAGCAGATACAGGGTTCAAGGCTTCAAGCATCAAACCTATCataattttcatttatttatttattttttggtgactaattttCATTTATTAATTTGTAGGGGTCCCAATGCGGCAATGTGGGCTTCCTATTTTTACTTGGGTTGGGCCCTAATGGGACACACGGAAAGTTTCAAACTTCGTGGTCTTCTACTTCCAAAAACACAAAGGCCCTTTGCCTATGATATACGGAAATATCCCAGTTTATtttccaaaaaaataaataaattagagaAAAAATACAATTAGTTCGTTAGTCAGTACTCAGTAGTCACTGCAAgatcccaaaaaaaaaataaaaaataaaaataaaaataaaaaataaaaacgaaaaaCTGACACTAATAAATTGATTAGAAAATTTTCAAATAATCTAAAAATACTAGTGTTCTAGTCATTTTAATCattaatcttaattatatatatgtcTTATGATTGAAACTTGAAAGTGATAGTTAAAACTGTTGAAACGCTAATATTGCAATAGATTGTGAAGGAAAatgaatggagaggaagagaCATTTTGATTTGAATGTGTACCTAACATAGCAGGTAGAAGCAAACCTTCCTATCTCTTTGGACCCAACATGAACACGCGTAGCAATGAAACGGCTTCAAAGTAGTTGTGACTTGTGAACCTGTTTGGTATGTGACGTTGAACAAAGTAGTTGGCATATAGTGGGAGTGGGACATAATCATTTTGGATTATCTTTCTTTCATTGGACATTGCTAATGCAATCCATTATATCCATCCATTTTCTATTTGAGACTAGCTAGTCACATTCTCACAAACCCTTTTGGTTTGATGCGATTTGTGGACAATTATAAACCCCTACTACTTCATGCATATGCCCCCACAAAGTAGATACAATAGACGACCTTCATATGAAATCAACTTTAATCGTCCTCAATTTTCCAACAACCATGTTTCTCCATTGGCCCAACCAAAACAAACTCATCTCTATTctgcttttcttttcctttagaTCAAGCTAGAAAGGTGATAAAATGAAAAACTAAAGTTTAATCATCCtttaattaaaaatactaatttgACTAATTTCTAATCCCTAATTTTTATTTCCTACCAAAATTTTCAACtcctattgattttttttttataaattatttattaaactaAGTTAACCAAAATATTAAGATGTCATTTCGAATATGACTCTAAAAACTTTAGTCTCTAATTATATACTGcatcaacaaaaaataaataaacgtaCTCTCACCATATATAtatgattaaacttaacaatatTTATATTGGGTGAaacatgaaatttaaaatttaaggtgTAGagtttaggttttagaatttagaatttaggtttaaaatataaatattaaaaatttaacataaaaattttaagattattGTTTAAGGTTTCAAAATTTGGAGCATAATTGAGAGTTTGAACATCAAAATCAACTTAAatctgttttattttatttagaatttTTTCTTCATCATAATGGTGCTTGATTCAGCATTGTTATAAATAATACATATACCAGTATTGCTTATTAGGCCTTTGAAATACTTCCTTGATGGAGGCCCAAAAATCCTATATATTTGTATCCAACCATGCTACCTATACAGAAACAATCAGTTATgtgtattaaaatataaaatatatattaaaaatatggtaaataatacatgtatttatatacaaataatattATGTAATTAAGTTTTTTCAATTTATatcaatcaattttttaaaagttattttgtttattttaattttaaattttaaatcataaatttttaactttaaattttaaattataaatataaatacNNNNNNNNNNTttgcatatttttttataataattttttttttggttgcccatggtatcccccaacccgacaggtcaaggactaatctgTCGCGGATCTGAGTTCCATTTAAGGGGTCTGCCGCTgaccaatgggttgctgcatgcacaaggcaggattcgaacccccgacacttgtttaagcagacgagtgagctaaccactcgaccaacccaaattggtttaataaattttttattaataattttaatttatagtCTTAAGATACATGttagctaatttttttttataccaATTTTGTTATTCTTAGCTAAGCCCATAATGTAAATTGTTTTGGATAACCCATCTCTATTTCCCAAGCTCCAAAAGAAATGGTAAAAACCTAAAAACAAGGCAAGTTGTATTGTTTTGCCTTGTACTAATTGGTATGGTCTATAAATTGTTACCATTTACCACACCACACTGTCCCTTCAATGATCAGAGATATTTTTTCTTGGGACATGAAAAATGTTACTTCTTTCTAGACACCATAAACATAAAGGAGCACTAAAAACCacattttcttccttctttctttcttttcatttacCATTCCCTTAAATGCAAAACCAGACCCTATTTAATGACCCCTTATGTGTGTGAATATGAATATCAATACTGAGTCTGAAGTGCCTTTGTCATTTGTACCAGTTCACTGTTCTCACTCCTCACACCCTCAAACTTTGACCACTTGGCACAATCTAAGCTCCACACACCATTAGTACTATCTTACAAAAACTTAAATGCATAATTGAAACCTGTGTCTATTTAAGTGGTGAAGAATTTAGTGGTTGGTGTTCATCTCCATTGTTTTCTTTTGCATTGTTAGTGTCTAGAGAAAATGAGTTATTTGGGTGTAGGTGTTAGTCCTGGAACAGTTCCAGTGTACCATAGTACAAACCTGAAATTGTTGGATAAGAGGATCAAGATAGCTGAGTTGGTGTTAAGGTTTATGATTCTTGGTCTTGGAGTTGTTGCAGCTGTTCTTATTGGAACTGATTCACAAGTGAAGGTGTTTTTCTCCTTTGAGAAGGAAGCTAAATTTACTGATGTTAAGGCTTTGGTGTAAGTATCTATTAATCTATGTTCTATGTTAATTTCTAGCAATAAAAGTGTTGTCCTAATTCATTAGTTTTTGATGGATTAAAAAACTTTGCAGATTCTTGGTAGTTGCTAATGGTTTGGCTGCTGGATACTCTTTGATTCAAGGATTCCGTTGTGTTGTGAATTTGGTTAGGGGAAGTGTTCTCTTCAACAAGCCCTTAGCTTGGGCCATTTTCTCTGCTGATCAGGTACCCTTTTATATTTGAAAGATCACATCCtgcttttttttgttgttgtcttaTACATTGTGGTCAAAACTCAAAACACAAGATTATCAAGATTCTTGCATCAACATCTTGCTTTTTCCTCAAACATTTTGTTGCCATGTTGATTAATAtcacttatttttttataaattcatgGAAAGAcataataaaaagataatttaTCATTATGTCCATAGTGATATAACATGAGTgacaatatatatatttttattttataattttaagtttTCTAAGTTCCACAAGTTTAGGTAAACTTTCAAGTTTGATAGGCTTAATTTAAAAAggaagttttatttgttttttctgCACATCAACTTGGTGTATGAATTATGAAATGAGGTGATGAACCCATGTGAAATTAATTAGGCAAAACTGTCATAGGACATAGTGTGAATTATTTGATTGACTTTTCTTGTTGACTTCCAATACAAAGAATATGATCTGATTTAATATGCTATGGAGACTCAAAGAGAGTAGGGTCAGTTTGGAAAATATCATAGATAGAGACTCTGTTTCTCTTAACCTTTCAATTTTTCACACTTAAATGTTTTAGAAAAAGTTTGTTTTAAtctttacaaataaaaaaaattaataatttgaaaGGAGTTAGGATAACATATCAGAAAAATACATAGTTAAATGTAAGAGGTAATGATGACCCACAAAATTGAGGTGTTTCAATATCAATCATGAAATATTAATGTATGGCCCATTGAGGGACCACTTTGGTTTTAGGTACCATATCATAAGATATACTTAACCTCAAGGTTTGGTATGTCACAAATGCCTTCTGATTGTTTAGATTTTTAATATGTGGTTGGGAATCTCCAAAGCAATTACATTTCATGGGTATGGTAGATGTGCCCTGCCCCACAACTTGTATAGACTTTTATTGTACAAATATTTTTCTCTCTTCTAAATACATCATTCCCAATTCCCAAAGAATAGGTCCCCATTCAGTGTCACCAAATAAGNNNNNNNNNNNNNNNNNNNNNNNNNNNNNNNNNNNNNNNNNNNNNNNNNNNNNNNNNNNNNNNNNNNNNNNNNNNNNNNNNNNNNNNNNNNNNNNNNNNNNNNNNNNNNNNNNNNNNNNNNNNNNNNNNNNNNNNNNNNNNNNNNNNNNNNNNNNNNNNNNNNNNNNNNNNNNNNNNNNNNNNNNNNNNNNNNNNNNNNNNNNNNNNNNNNNNNNNNNNNNNNNNNNNNNNNNNNNNNNNNNNNNNNNNNNNNNNNNNNNNNNNNNNNNNNNNNNNNNNNNNNNNNNNNNNNNNNNNNNNNNNNNNNNNNNNNNNNNNNNNNNNNNNNNNNNNNNNNNNNNNNNNNNNNNNNNNNNNNNNNNNNNNNNNNNNNNNNNNNNNNNNNNNNNNNNNNNNNNNNNNNNNNNNNNNNNNNNNNNNNNNNNNNNNNNNNNNNNNNNNNNNNNNNNNNNNNNNNNNNNNNNNNNNNNNNNNNNNNNNNNNNNNNNNNNNNNNNNNNNNNNNNNNNNNNNNNNNNNNNNNNNNNNNNNNNNNNNNNNNNNNNNNNNNNNNNNNNNNNNNNNNNNNNNNNNNNNNNNNNNNNNNNNNNNNNNNNNNNNNNNNNNNNNNNNNNNNNNNNNNNNNNNNNNNNNNNNNNNNNNNNNNNNNNNNNNNNNNNNNNNNNNNNNNNNNNNNNNNNNNNNNNNNNNNNNNNNNNNNNNNNNNNNNNNNNNNNNNNNNNNNNNNNNNNNNNNNNNNNNNNNNNNNNNNNNNNNNNNNNNNNNNNNNNNNNNNNNNNNNNNNNNNNNNNNNNNNNNNNNNNNNNNNNNNNNNNNNNNNNNNNNNNNNNNNNNNNNNNNNNNNNNNNNNNNNNNNNNNNNNNNNNNNNNNNNNNNNNNNNNNNNNNNNNNNNNNtatttctccctttttttttaaatactttttattatgggaaagtatgaggagccaatgaaatatttgtataatATGTACAATGGaaatttagggagtattagagatataatcattagtgttatcttttccCATCAGCTGAAGCTTTTAGGATGAgtagtatcatgacatggtattagaactttagatccgaaaggtcaacagttcgatccttggtgaaccTGAAAAtcagcccattgtacacattgtataaataggCCATTGTCTTCCTAGCTGGActcttttattatatataatatataaaaatatttatttttgttattttcaaaatttaaattcaagaCTTATTAGTTAAATTATAAGAAATTTACCATCTCAGTTATTTTTACACACATTTAATAGATAAAAAAGTGAATCAATAAATATGTTTACACACATTGATATTACTAGAAATTCAAAGGTACTGATAATATGTTTTGGGAATGTATGCAGATAATGGCATATGTAACAGTTTCAGCAGTGGCGGGTGCAGGGCAATCAGCAGTGTTTGCAAAGGAGGGGCAGCAAGAACtgcaatggatgaaagtatgCAACATGTATGAGAAATTCTGCAACCAAGTGGGAGAAGGAGTGGCTAGTGCTGTTGTAGCTTGCATCAGCATGGTGCTCCTCTCTTGCATTTCTTCTTTCACTCTCTTCCGTTTGTATGGTCCTAACAAAACCAAATCTGCTGCTTGGTAATAATAATGCATTACTCTGCAACTAAGAAGTAACCTAGCTAGCTACCTCTGTTTTGGACCATTACAATagttatttatgtaatttaggaaacaaaaatgttttttttttctcttgtgtACGCCTCTttgaatatttttcattttttggtATACTATCAAAAGATTAAAAATGTACAAAAGAGATGTACACAATCTTAGTGCATGTAACATTCTACTTTTTTAAGACATGGTTCTTTTTGTGTATATGTATGGATCTAGTTGTGGTGAATGATGttgttatttgataatatgaaagGATATTTTACTGATCAAGGGCTTAATTATTTATGCCATTTAAGTTGAAAGTTGTTGACTTCTTTGTTATGTGCGTGGAAGGTTAATAATCAAGAGACATGATTCTGAATTAGAATATATGTGATAGATGCTAGTTTAAGTAATTTTGATATTTTGTTCTAAAATATCAATGGAGCATATATGTCTATGATCAATACATAGCTACTCATGCCAATCTCCACTTTTTAACACTCAAAGTTCTTATTTGctttctacttttttttctttcatcacTTTTATTATTTTGCCAGagtattaataaattaaaggattttagaggaaaaaaaaaatcttaatcaaaggaaagaagaaaagtaagaaaACCAAATTTTGTGGTGAATGTTATTAATGTGCACAATTTGTAAATGACATGGCATATAATTTGCGGGTATCTAAATCCGGATGAGTTAGCGAATGATGCTAGCACACAAGGACTTGTTTCAAATTTTCTGACTCATTTCAAATTTTCAAGGAAGTTTTAAGCAAGAAATGTATTAAATAGCTAAATAGCAAGTGTGAGCAGTTTAAAGTTTAGTCTCACGTTAAAAAACTGGTAAGAAGAAGTAAGAAATATCAAATTCGGTTCGATTCGGTCGGTTTGACCAAAAACCTGCTCACCCGGTTACTTGGCCAGGCCAAAGCCACTCGTTGGACCGCTCATGTTTCAGACCCGGACcggataatttttttttggggATAAAAATGGAAACGACGTCGTTCGAAGCCAACCCCAAGCCCAAATGCCCTAATTCTGCAGTGCAGTGATCACCCACGACCAAGCCTCAACGTCTCTCTTCTCTAGGGTCTCTTTCGCGCCACTCTCTCCCTCAAGCTTTCTCACCTCTCTCACGCCACTCTTGTCTCCGGTGTCTCACTTCTCTGGCAGTCATCGTTTCAGACTCAAGCTCGTCACGCTGTGTCCTCACCGTCTCAAGCTCAGTCGCCGCCGTTCTGCGCTCGCTTCGACGGCGGCAGAATCAGACGGAACTAGCATCTGGTCCCTCGGGTGGTGGTCATTGTCGTCTTCTTGCTTCCGCCGTCAGTTCAGTTGGTCAGCTTCCTTCCTTCGCCGTCAGTTGGTCCGTGGCAGGTGCTGAGGTGAGCTTCCTTCGGCCCtgttatttctttttcaattttaattgctGTATATCATCACTACACCTCGATTTTGTTGCTGAAAGTTGAATTTGTTGATGAAATAAtgatatagtttttttttttttttgttgctgtaAATCATATTTGTAGGTAAAgtttttgttgctgaaaattatCCTAGTTGATTTGTTGTTGAAAATTATGAATGagctgaatttgttgctgaatATATTGCTCAGCAAATTTTTTCGTTGCTGGAAAACATGTTGAATTGATGAAGCATTTTATTGTGACAGATGAGTATGATAGAATACCTATCTTTTATTGCTTTTAAATTGTTGCTCTAAGTTCAATTTGTTGCTGAATATCACTTAACTAAATCTTTTAttgttgtaattcttttatttcttttgtcCCTGCATTCCCCTcttctatctttttcaatttttcctttTCCCTTGTCCTTGTCAATTTGTTGTTGTAAATCATTACTGAACCATCTTTTGTTGCTGTGAATTTGTTGCTGTATTGAGCTAAATTTATTGTTGCTGTTGAGTTTAATTTGTTGCTGTAAATCATCTTTTGAACTATattttttgttgctgaaaatcatgggtgagttgaatttgttgttgaaaatCGTCACCAAGATGAATTTATTACTGTAAGAATAGATAGTTTCTGTGTAGAGACTCATAGTCTTAGTCTTAGCCTTTAATTGTAATAATAAGAGTTGATTTAATATTGAGTATTGACAATTACATAGGCAATATTGGACTATTTGTATAATGTGGGTATTTGATGGATTGATTTATAAATTAGTTGCATTTATGTTTTTGATTAGTTTGTTAATCATTAATTTCCTGAGTGTGTTatgttttgctttcttttttatttaaattaaaaaagtatTTTGTATTAGTGACTTATGTTTATATAGTTAGTTATGTGACTTATATATACAAGTTGATACTTAATTATTATTATGTTTGTAAAGAATtcattttaactttttttataattttatatttttatttaattatgactaGATCAACTGGGTGGTGAATCAGTGACCCACCGATTGAATTAGTGATCCGGTGATCCAGTCGTATGACCGAATAAATTACCGGTTCGATTTTGATAACCAATGATAaaaagtttataagatgagagatctATTAATTAAcactttaaaattttgaattgaatgtagtgtctttttattttatgttctctcacttgatttTTTGTCAAAGTCTTTTCAGTGGTCTTTTCAGTGGTCGAGATAATTTCATTTGTAcaatttctattttatattttttattgtataaaAGAATTATTTATTTCacttattttttatcaattattttaatactaaacataaaaataaaagccGTTAAAAAATTATACAANNNNNNNNNNNNNNNNNNNNNNNNNNNNNNNNNNNNNNNNNNNNNNNNNNNNNNNNNNNNNNNNNNNNNNNNNNNNNNNNNNNNNNNNNNNNNNNNNNNNNNNNNNNNNNNNNNNNNNNNNNNNNNNNNNNNNNNNNNNNNNNNNNNNNNNNNNNNNNNNNNNNNNNNNNNNNNNNNNNNNNNNNNNNNNNNNNNNNNNNNNNNNNNNNNNNNNNNNNNNNNNNNNNNNNNNNNNNNNNNNNNNNNNNNNNNNNNNNNNNNNNNNNNNNNNNNNNNNNNNNNNNNNNNNNNNNNNNNNNNNNNNNNNNNNNNNNNNNNNNNNNNNNNNNNNNNNNNNNNNNNNNNNNNNNNNNNNNNNNNNNNNNNNNNNNNNNNNNNNNNNNNNNNNNNNNNNNNNNNNNNNNNNNNNNNNNNNNNNNNNNNNNNNNNNNNNNNNNNNNNNNNNNNNNNNNATTTCTATAAAAAAATaggaattaaaatttttagaataattcaaattattcatttttaatgattttaaaataaaaaaaataattgttgAACGGGTTTTAATTCCTAACTTTCTAAATTCTTaaagaataaatttaaattaaaaaaatttggtgaTCAATTTACAAAACGGGTGAACATTTCGAGGACGGATTTGACATTTTATTCGACGAAACAAATGAATACTGAATCGATCATCTTCACTCCTCTCCCTCTTCTTCATTTGACCGACCTAACTTAGATTCCTCTCCAACTTTCTGGGCGCGTCCCAATATTTGTTCCCCTCCCAAAACCCTAACTTTTCATCATTTACAGACACCCTCTGCTTCCTTATCATCAATCAACTTACCGAGTACCGCCACCTGACCTCTCTTTTTCAGCTTCCCCAACTACAAATTGTTGATCATGTCGGAAAAATTCTCGGCGGCGCTTCGGATTGGGGACCTCAACGATTTCATAGCGCCGTCTCAGGCATGCATAGTATCGCTCAAGGGCTTGAAAGCGAACGCCAACAAGCCCGATTCCGAGGTAATTTCCGCAACTCACTTTTCAATCCTCTTCTTGTTATAGAAAGAAAATAAGTGttcttttgtttaaaaaaaaatgctCTTTTTTATATTCAGCTGAAACTTtcattgtttttttcttttgggtCTTTATTCATATATAATTTTCGTTATTGGTGTGCCGGTAGGTTTCAGTTGGCAGAAGCAAGCAAGTTCAGTCAGAGCCTGTTAAGATTTCTCTAAAGGATTGTTTGGCATGCAGGTTTGTCCTCTCTTAACATTCAGCGAGTGTGAAGtgatttttttttagtattattattactttttttcCCATGACCTTGGACATCCAGCGAACTTTCACTAGGAAAACAATGAAAAGTACACTAGTTGATGATTGAATTTAGACCTTTCATGACGTTTTTGTTCTGTCAGTAATATTATGATTGTGATAGGGCTGTATTGGGATTTTGGACTACGGGATTATGGAATGATCAGATCACTTTGCATCAAGATGAAAACATTCTATGAATTATGAGAGAACTGATATACAAAGACATAGTAGTTTGTTGTTGGAGATATAACCGCACAATGCATGCTTAGGAGTCTTAATCTTATAATATAGCTTAAGGAGAGTtggtattttaatttatgttgaaGCATTTATTCGTTTTGGCTCTTAGAATGCAATAAAGGGTGTATTGGATGAAACTATTTTAGAAATTACTTCTAAGACACTAGTCCAAGTTGTTCTTTATATCAAAAGCAACTCTTTCCAAATTCTCTAAAAAGTCGAAAATTCAAAGTCTGAGAATCAGAACATCCTTAAAAACCCAATTATCAGAATTCCACAATGCCTAAGCAATTTATTTATTATCCAAACAAAACCCTTAGCACCATAAAGAAGACTTCGATCTTCTATAAAGAATTCATTAAAGTTGAAATTTATATAGAAGGATTAGATATTAGCAGTCTAAAATAGATTTATGGGGAAATATTCTGAAGGTTCTGAAGGCCAAACATGAGAATCTGGGTTACACCAAGGGAAAGTTTTATGACTGACCATCCAAGATACCTAATGTCAATAGGTCATACGTGTGGTTATTTTTTagcattaaaaaaataagatattccCCTATGTTTATGGGATGGTTAATAAGGCCAATATGGCTTACATAATGAGTTTTTCTGACAATACAGTG is a window encoding:
- the LOC107638709 gene encoding CASP-like protein 2B1 — translated: MSYLGVGVSPGTVPVYHSTNLKLLDKRIKIAELVLRFMILGLGVVAAVLIGTDSQVKVFFSFEKEAKFTDVKALVFLVVANGLAAGYSLIQGFRCVVNLVRGSVLFNKPLAWAIFSADQIMAYVTVSAVAGAGQSAVFAKEGQQELQWMKVCNMYEKFCNQVGEGVASAVVACISMVLLSCISSFTLFRLYGPNKTKSAAW